One genomic region from Streptomyces sp. Li-HN-5-11 encodes:
- a CDS encoding Gfo/Idh/MocA family oxidoreductase produces MTGTTRTPGTPLRVGLVGYGLAGSVFHAPLIAATEGLVLDTVVTSNPERQEQARAEFPDVRCAGTADELFDRAGELDLIVVASPNRTHVPLATAALKAGLPVVVDKPVAGTAAEARGLAALAEERGLLLSVFQNRRWDNDFLTLRKLLDEGELGDVWRFESRFERWRPRPKGGWRESGDPAEIGGLLYDLGSHVVDQALVLFGPVTRVYAESVVRRAGAEADDDTFIALTHAGGVRSHLYVSATAAQLGPRFRVLGSRAGYVKYGLDPQEAALREGMRPGPEGWGAEEESLWGRVGSGESPVTGGGSPVPTLPGDYPAYYAAVAAALRDGAPNPVTALEAAAALDVLEAARLSARDGVAVAL; encoded by the coding sequence ATGACTGGCACGACTCGCACGCCCGGTACTCCCCTCCGCGTGGGCCTCGTCGGCTACGGCCTCGCGGGCTCCGTCTTCCACGCCCCGCTGATCGCCGCGACCGAGGGACTGGTGCTCGACACGGTCGTCACCTCGAACCCGGAGCGGCAGGAGCAGGCCCGGGCGGAGTTCCCGGACGTCCGCTGTGCCGGCACCGCCGACGAGCTGTTCGACCGCGCCGGCGAACTGGACCTGATCGTCGTCGCCTCCCCGAACAGGACGCATGTTCCGCTCGCCACGGCCGCGCTGAAGGCGGGCCTGCCGGTGGTCGTGGACAAGCCGGTCGCCGGGACGGCCGCCGAGGCCCGCGGCCTCGCGGCCCTGGCCGAGGAGCGCGGCCTGCTGCTGTCCGTCTTCCAGAACCGCCGCTGGGACAACGACTTCCTGACCCTCCGCAAGCTGCTCGACGAGGGCGAGCTGGGTGACGTATGGCGGTTCGAGTCGCGTTTCGAGCGCTGGCGGCCCCGGCCGAAGGGCGGCTGGCGCGAGTCGGGCGACCCCGCTGAGATCGGAGGTCTCCTCTACGACCTCGGGAGTCACGTCGTCGACCAGGCCCTGGTCCTCTTCGGCCCGGTCACGCGGGTGTACGCGGAGTCGGTCGTCCGGCGCGCGGGCGCCGAGGCCGACGACGACACGTTCATCGCGCTCACGCACGCGGGCGGGGTCCGCTCCCACCTGTACGTCTCCGCGACGGCCGCCCAACTCGGCCCGCGTTTCCGGGTGCTGGGCTCGCGGGCGGGCTACGTCAAGTACGGCCTGGACCCGCAGGAGGCGGCGCTGCGGGAGGGCATGCGCCCGGGCCCCGAGGGCTGGGGCGCGGAGGAGGAATCCCTGTGGGGCCGCGTCGGCTCCGGGGAGTCCCCGGTGACCGGCGGCGGCAGCCCCGTGCCGACCCTGCCCGGCGACTACCCGGCGTACTACGCGGCCGTGGCCGCCGCCCTGCGCGACGGCGCCCCGAACCCGGTGACCGCGCTGGAGGCGGCCGCCGCCCTGGACGTGCTGGAGGCGGCCCGCCTCTCGGCCCGCGACGGTGTGGCGGTGGCGCTGTGA
- a CDS encoding glycosyltransferase family 2 protein, translating into MTSTPVGARHRHDPFDLRNTLPAYDYEHYSRLAGPLTQPDPARPYKVRYRSLISQEPHRVRAALMPAAAPVLSLVLLAWLLRPEHWTERTYPAHDFLPALDMVMLVSIGLIEFFRCMNVLSNAHATLVARDPVPVVPERGTRVAFLTTYVPGKEPLEMVTRTLQAAVMLRHRGVMHVWLLDEGDDPEVKAVCARLGVHHFTRRGVERWNRPAGPHRARTKHGNYNAWLEAHGDEYDFFASVDTDHVPLPNYLERMLGYFRDPDVGFVVGPQVYGNYDTFVTKAAESQQFLFHALVQRAGNRYGAPMFVGTSNAVRISAVKQIGGLYDSITEDMATGFEMHRRKNPATGRRWRSVYTPDVLAVGEGPAAWTDFFTQQLRWSRGTYETILKQYWKGFGSMPPGKLFNYTMMIIFYPMSALNWILAALSCALFLGLGASGVNIDPTVWLMLYGNASALQIGLYVWNRRHNVSPHEPEGSGGVAGMVMSALSAPLYARSLTDAVLRRGSRFVVTPKGESASPDTLFGTFRVHWFFILVFGGSIAAGAALGHAQPAMLVWASLALLISAAPILAWRWTLRRQRKKPAAPPAAPEPWDAVPPRYEPTARVALGAAAGPGGREG; encoded by the coding sequence ATGACGTCGACGCCCGTGGGCGCCCGGCACCGCCACGATCCGTTCGACCTCAGGAACACGCTGCCGGCATACGACTACGAGCACTACAGCCGCCTGGCGGGCCCCCTCACCCAGCCCGACCCGGCCAGGCCGTACAAGGTGCGCTACCGCTCGCTGATCTCACAGGAACCGCATCGCGTCCGGGCCGCGCTGATGCCGGCCGCCGCGCCGGTGCTGTCGCTCGTCCTGCTGGCCTGGCTGCTGCGACCGGAGCACTGGACCGAACGCACCTACCCGGCCCATGACTTCCTGCCCGCCCTCGACATGGTGATGCTGGTCTCGATCGGCCTGATCGAGTTCTTCCGCTGCATGAACGTGCTCTCGAACGCGCACGCCACCCTGGTCGCCCGCGACCCGGTCCCGGTGGTGCCCGAGCGCGGCACCCGAGTCGCCTTCCTCACCACCTACGTGCCCGGCAAGGAACCCCTGGAGATGGTGACCAGGACCCTTCAGGCCGCCGTGATGCTGCGGCACCGGGGCGTCATGCACGTGTGGCTGCTCGACGAGGGCGACGACCCCGAGGTGAAGGCGGTCTGTGCGCGCCTCGGCGTGCACCACTTCACACGCAGGGGCGTCGAACGCTGGAACCGCCCCGCGGGCCCGCACCGCGCGAGGACCAAGCACGGCAACTACAACGCCTGGCTGGAGGCGCACGGCGACGAGTACGACTTCTTCGCCTCGGTCGACACCGACCACGTGCCGCTGCCCAACTACCTGGAGCGGATGCTGGGCTACTTCCGCGACCCGGACGTCGGTTTCGTCGTCGGCCCGCAGGTCTACGGCAACTACGACACGTTCGTCACCAAGGCCGCCGAGTCGCAGCAGTTCCTCTTCCACGCCCTCGTCCAGCGCGCCGGAAACCGCTACGGCGCGCCGATGTTCGTCGGCACCTCCAACGCCGTACGGATCAGCGCCGTCAAGCAGATCGGCGGCCTGTACGACTCGATCACCGAGGACATGGCCACCGGTTTCGAGATGCACCGCAGGAAGAACCCCGCGACGGGCCGCAGGTGGCGCTCGGTCTACACCCCGGACGTGCTCGCCGTCGGCGAGGGCCCGGCGGCCTGGACGGACTTCTTCACCCAGCAGCTGCGCTGGTCGCGCGGCACGTACGAGACGATCCTCAAGCAGTACTGGAAGGGCTTCGGCTCGATGCCTCCGGGCAAGCTCTTCAACTACACCATGATGATCATCTTCTACCCGATGTCGGCCCTCAACTGGATCCTGGCGGCCCTGAGTTGCGCGCTGTTCCTGGGCCTGGGCGCCTCCGGGGTGAACATCGACCCGACGGTGTGGCTGATGCTGTACGGCAACGCCTCCGCCCTCCAGATCGGCCTGTACGTCTGGAACCGCCGGCACAACGTCTCCCCGCACGAGCCGGAGGGCTCCGGCGGAGTGGCCGGCATGGTGATGTCGGCGCTGTCGGCGCCCCTCTACGCCCGCTCGCTGACCGACGCCGTGCTGCGCCGCGGGAGCCGGTTCGTGGTGACGCCGAAGGGGGAGTCGGCGAGCCCCGACACGCTGTTCGGGACGTTCCGCGTCCACTGGTTCTTCATCCTGGTCTTCGGCGGCTCGATCGCGGCCGGCGCCGCCCTCGGGCACGCCCAGCCCGCGATGCTCGTCTGGGCCTCGCTCGCCCTTCTGATCAGCGCGGCGCCGATCCTCGCCTGGCGCTGGACGCTGCGGCGGCAGAGAAAGAAGCCCGCCGCTCCCCCGGCCGCCCCGGAACCGTGGGACGCCGTGCCGCCGCGGTACGAGCCCACCGCGCGGGTCGCCCTGGGCGCGGCAGCCGGACCGGGGGGACGTGAGGGATGA
- a CDS encoding kelch motif-containing protein encodes MRDQTGLRRARRFGMAAVVVVALSGMNGPWLYRLGTERYHEYEINRPGYKAVNGHWDIVEFPKQYRQDTIHAVLLHTGKVLLVAGSGNNQANFDARKFDSRVWDPAGGTIKKVPTPNDLFCTGHTQLADGSILIAGGTKRYEKLKGDVTKAGGLMIVHNENPDKPITLPAGTRFTGRANGRTFVSRDPVLVPRARKNFDRRTGRFLGNTAGLGRIYVEARRSGTAYETGTQDNYRVQGLTGADARNTYGIAQKLGLDKKDFQGIRDADEFDPVAERYIRVDPMNEARWYPTLTTLGDGRVLSVSGLDDIGQLVPGKNEVFDPRTRTWTYTPKVRQFPTYPALFLMQNGKIFYSGSNAGYGPDDVGRDPGVWDVATNRFTRMPGLSDARMMETSATVLLPPAQKERYLVIGGGGVGESRLSSRKTRIIDLRARNPHFTDGPMLEEGTRYPQSSILPDDSVLVSGGSRDYRGRGDSDILQARLYDPVTSTFRRVADPLVGRDYHAGSILLPDGRVMFFGSDPLYGDRAGTRPGTFEQRIELYTPPYLYRGARPSLSGGPRTIARGASGTFTSRHAAAIRKARLIRPSASTHVTDVDQRSIALDFTASGDRITVTVPKNRNLVPSGWYMLFVDDDRGTPSRAQWVRVP; translated from the coding sequence ATGAGGGACCAAACCGGCCTGCGCCGCGCCCGCCGGTTCGGCATGGCCGCCGTGGTGGTGGTCGCCCTGTCCGGGATGAACGGGCCGTGGCTCTACCGTCTCGGCACGGAGCGCTACCACGAGTACGAGATCAACAGGCCCGGGTACAAGGCCGTCAACGGCCACTGGGACATCGTCGAGTTCCCGAAGCAATACCGGCAGGACACCATCCACGCCGTGCTGCTGCACACGGGCAAGGTGCTGCTGGTCGCCGGCTCGGGCAACAACCAGGCCAACTTCGACGCCAGGAAGTTCGACTCCCGCGTCTGGGACCCGGCGGGCGGCACCATCAAGAAGGTGCCCACGCCCAACGACCTGTTCTGCACGGGCCACACCCAGCTCGCCGACGGCAGCATCCTGATCGCGGGCGGCACCAAGCGCTACGAGAAACTCAAGGGCGACGTCACCAAGGCCGGCGGCCTGATGATCGTCCACAACGAGAACCCCGACAAGCCGATCACACTGCCCGCGGGCACCAGGTTCACCGGCAGGGCCAACGGCAGGACGTTCGTCTCCAGGGACCCGGTGCTTGTACCGCGCGCGAGGAAGAACTTCGACCGGCGGACGGGCAGGTTCCTCGGCAACACCGCGGGCCTCGGCCGGATCTACGTCGAGGCCCGCAGGAGCGGCACCGCGTACGAGACCGGGACCCAGGACAACTACCGCGTGCAGGGCCTGACCGGCGCCGACGCGCGCAACACCTACGGCATCGCGCAGAAGCTCGGCCTGGACAAGAAGGACTTCCAGGGGATCCGGGACGCCGACGAGTTCGACCCGGTCGCCGAGAGGTACATCAGGGTCGACCCCATGAACGAGGCCCGCTGGTACCCGACGCTCACCACGCTCGGCGACGGCAGGGTCCTCAGCGTCTCCGGTCTCGACGACATCGGCCAGCTGGTCCCGGGCAAGAACGAGGTCTTCGACCCGAGGACCAGGACGTGGACGTACACACCGAAGGTCCGCCAGTTCCCCACCTACCCGGCGCTGTTCCTGATGCAGAACGGCAAGATCTTCTACTCGGGTTCGAACGCGGGCTACGGCCCGGACGACGTGGGCCGCGACCCCGGGGTCTGGGACGTGGCCACCAACCGGTTCACCAGGATGCCCGGGCTGAGCGACGCGCGCATGATGGAGACCTCCGCGACGGTGCTGCTGCCACCGGCCCAGAAGGAGCGGTACCTGGTGATCGGCGGCGGCGGGGTGGGCGAGTCCCGGCTGTCCAGCAGAAAGACCCGGATCATCGATCTCAGGGCCAGGAACCCGCACTTCACGGACGGCCCGATGCTGGAGGAGGGCACCCGCTACCCGCAGTCCTCGATCCTCCCGGACGACTCCGTCCTCGTCTCCGGCGGCTCGCGGGACTACCGGGGCCGCGGCGACTCCGACATCCTCCAGGCCCGGCTGTACGACCCGGTGACCAGCACCTTCCGGCGGGTCGCCGATCCGCTGGTGGGCCGCGACTACCACGCGGGGTCGATCCTGCTGCCCGACGGCCGGGTGATGTTCTTCGGCTCCGACCCGCTCTACGGCGACAGGGCCGGCACCAGGCCGGGCACGTTCGAGCAGCGCATCGAGCTCTACACGCCGCCGTACCTGTACCGGGGAGCGCGGCCCTCCCTGTCGGGCGGCCCGCGGACCATCGCGCGCGGCGCGTCCGGCACGTTCACCTCTCGGCACGCCGCCGCGATCAGGAAGGCCCGCCTGATCCGGCCGAGCGCGTCCACCCACGTCACGGACGTGGACCAGCGCTCCATCGCGCTGGACTTCACGGCCTCCGGGGACCGGATCACCGTGACGGTGCCGAAGAACCGGAACCTGGTGCCGTCGGGCTGGTACATGCTGTTCGTGGACGACGACCGGGGAACGCCGAGCAGGGCACAGTGGGTGAGGGTTCCCTAG
- a CDS encoding fumarylacetoacetate hydrolase family protein codes for MKLLRVGTAGAERPALLDAEGTLRDLSGVVPDIDGALLADDAALARIRAAADAGELPALDATGLRIGPPLARIGKIVCIGLNYHDHARETGAEPPSEPVIFFKAADTVVGPNDTVLVPRGSAKTDWEVELAVVVGRTARYLESHEEALAHVAGYAVAHDVSEREFQIERGGTWDKGKNCETFNPLGPWLVTADEVPDPQSLSLRLWVNGELKQDGTTAEQIFPVAEVVRYVSQFMTLYPGDVINTGTPAGVAMGRPDPKPFLRAGDVVELEIEGLGRQRQELKDA; via the coding sequence ATGAAGCTGCTGCGAGTCGGTACGGCCGGAGCGGAGCGGCCCGCGCTGCTGGACGCCGAGGGGACCCTGCGGGACCTGTCGGGCGTGGTCCCGGACATCGACGGCGCCCTGCTCGCCGACGACGCGGCGCTCGCCCGGATCCGTGCCGCGGCCGACGCGGGGGAACTGCCCGCGCTGGACGCGACCGGGCTGCGCATCGGGCCGCCGCTCGCACGGATCGGCAAGATCGTGTGCATCGGGCTGAACTACCACGACCACGCCCGCGAGACCGGCGCCGAGCCGCCCTCCGAGCCGGTGATCTTCTTCAAGGCGGCGGACACCGTGGTCGGGCCGAACGACACGGTGCTCGTGCCCCGGGGCTCCGCCAAGACCGACTGGGAGGTGGAGCTGGCGGTCGTCGTCGGGCGTACGGCCCGCTATCTGGAGTCGCACGAGGAGGCGCTCGCGCACGTCGCCGGGTACGCGGTGGCGCACGACGTGTCCGAGCGGGAGTTCCAGATCGAACGGGGCGGCACCTGGGACAAGGGGAAGAACTGCGAGACGTTCAACCCGCTCGGGCCGTGGCTCGTCACGGCGGACGAGGTGCCCGATCCGCAGAGCCTCTCCCTGAGGCTGTGGGTCAACGGGGAGCTCAAGCAGGACGGCACGACCGCCGAACAGATCTTCCCGGTCGCGGAAGTCGTCCGCTACGTCAGCCAGTTCATGACCCTGTACCCCGGCGACGTCATCAACACGGGGACTCCGGCGGGCGTGGCCATGGGCCGGCCCGACCCCAAGCCGTTCCTGCGGGCGGGGGACGTGGTCGAGCTGGAGATCGAGGGGCTGGGGCGGCAGCGGCAGGAGCTCAAGGACGCGTAG
- a CDS encoding glycoside hydrolase family 6 protein has protein sequence MYGMRGACSRAPSAGARVSAAVLAAALLLTGCSSTDGDGKGGEDTGAVSATVTQRPEEAGPFWVNPDSRAARQVAAYVRTGRKADARQIRKIAEQPTGEWIGPENPEQEARGFTEAAARAGRTAILVLYDIPHRDCGQYSQGGAADGDSYRAWIDGVARGIGDRAATVILEPDAVLHLVDGCTPDEFQEERYDLLKGAVAELKALKRAKVYVDAGNAGWGHPDEIYEPLLRAGVGQADGFAVNVSNFYSTEDSLAYGRRLSAKVGGKHFVVDTSRNGNGPYTSGDPDERWCNPPGRALGEPPTAKTADPLADAYLWVKRPGESDGTCKGGPKAGDWWPDYALKLARASKQPSL, from the coding sequence ATGTACGGCATGAGGGGGGCCTGCTCGCGCGCCCCTTCGGCGGGGGCCCGGGTGTCCGCGGCGGTGCTCGCAGCGGCACTGCTGCTCACGGGGTGCTCCTCGACGGACGGGGACGGAAAAGGCGGCGAGGACACCGGCGCTGTGAGCGCCACGGTCACCCAGCGGCCCGAGGAGGCCGGCCCGTTCTGGGTGAACCCCGACAGCAGGGCGGCCCGCCAGGTCGCCGCCTACGTCAGGACCGGCCGGAAGGCCGACGCCCGGCAGATCCGGAAGATCGCCGAGCAGCCGACCGGCGAGTGGATCGGCCCGGAGAACCCCGAGCAGGAGGCACGCGGCTTCACCGAGGCCGCCGCCCGGGCGGGCCGTACCGCGATCCTCGTCCTCTACGACATCCCGCACCGCGACTGCGGCCAGTACTCGCAGGGCGGCGCCGCCGACGGCGACAGCTACCGCGCCTGGATCGACGGTGTGGCCCGGGGCATCGGCGACCGCGCCGCCACGGTGATCCTGGAGCCGGACGCCGTACTGCACCTGGTGGACGGCTGCACGCCCGACGAGTTCCAGGAGGAGCGCTACGACCTCCTCAAGGGCGCGGTCGCCGAGCTCAAGGCCCTGAAGCGCGCCAAGGTCTACGTGGACGCCGGCAACGCGGGCTGGGGCCACCCCGACGAGATCTACGAGCCGCTGCTGCGCGCCGGCGTCGGCCAGGCCGACGGCTTCGCGGTCAACGTCTCCAACTTCTACTCCACCGAGGACTCCCTCGCCTACGGCAGACGGCTGTCCGCGAAGGTCGGCGGCAAGCACTTCGTCGTCGACACCAGCCGCAACGGCAACGGCCCCTACACGAGCGGCGACCCGGACGAGCGATGGTGCAACCCGCCCGGCCGCGCGCTCGGCGAGCCGCCGACGGCGAAGACGGCCGATCCGCTGGCCGACGCCTATCTGTGGGTCAAACGCCCGGGGGAGTCCGACGGCACCTGCAAGGGCGGCCCGAAGGCGGGGGACTGGTGGCCGGACTACGCGCTGAAGCTCGCCAGGGCGAGTAAGCAGCCTTCCCTGTAG
- a CDS encoding membrane protein insertase YidC, translating into MSVFATLVEQLADLLQPLFHASAAAAAIVLFTALVRLLVHPLSRAAARGQRARAALQPRIAELRKKYRKDPQKLQKAVLELHAEEKVSPLSGILPSLCQLPAFFLLYHLFSSSTIGGTGNGLLEHRLFAAPLGGRWADALAHDGLFGGSGIVYLGLFAVVAAVATFTFLRTKRSMAGSEPLGGGEQLPGLGAVTKAMPFMSFFTLVTVAVVPLAAALYVVTSTAWSAVERAVLYR; encoded by the coding sequence ATGTCCGTTTTCGCCACCCTGGTCGAGCAGCTCGCCGACCTGCTCCAGCCGCTGTTCCACGCCTCCGCGGCCGCCGCCGCGATCGTCCTGTTCACCGCCCTCGTACGACTCCTCGTCCATCCGCTCTCCCGGGCCGCCGCGCGGGGGCAGCGGGCCCGGGCCGCGCTGCAGCCGAGGATCGCCGAGCTGCGCAAGAAGTACCGGAAGGATCCGCAGAAGCTGCAGAAGGCGGTGCTGGAGCTGCACGCCGAGGAGAAGGTGTCGCCGCTGTCGGGCATCCTGCCGAGCCTGTGCCAGTTGCCCGCCTTCTTCCTGCTGTACCACCTCTTCTCCAGCTCGACGATCGGCGGGACCGGCAACGGGCTGCTCGAGCACCGGCTGTTCGCGGCGCCGCTCGGTGGGCGGTGGGCCGACGCGCTGGCCCACGACGGGCTCTTCGGCGGCTCCGGGATCGTGTACCTGGGACTGTTCGCGGTCGTGGCCGCCGTCGCCACCTTCACCTTCCTCCGCACGAAGCGGTCGATGGCCGGCAGTGAGCCCCTGGGCGGAGGGGAGCAGCTGCCCGGACTCGGTGCGGTCACCAAGGCCATGCCGTTCATGTCCTTCTTCACGCTCGTCACGGTGGCCGTCGTGCCGCTGGCCGCCGCGCTGTACGTGGTGACGAGTACGGCGTGGAGCGCGGTCGAGCGGGCGGTGCTCTACCGCTGA
- a CDS encoding sortase domain-bontaining protein, with the protein MPEVSDADGAHGRSHRTGRLLAGLAWVVLLLGLWLWGGDLTAVRQRLSGPATGDIAAVGRPDDETLPPAAGPLKGAAPRQLDIPDLGVRAPVVARGLDARGAVDPPPLGQAGAVGWYGAGVKPGASGTALMVGRAGTGSRPAVFSRISTLRPGETLRVLRDDGTVADFTVDDVSVLPRGHADARQAYGTGKPGRAELRLITRGGISDDPSGHGDTADVVVSAYLTGTGV; encoded by the coding sequence ATGCCTGAGGTGTCCGACGCCGACGGCGCCCACGGCCGCTCCCACCGCACCGGCCGTCTCCTCGCCGGACTGGCCTGGGTGGTGCTGCTGCTCGGGCTGTGGCTGTGGGGAGGCGACCTGACCGCCGTACGCCAGCGGCTGTCCGGGCCCGCCACGGGGGACATCGCCGCGGTCGGGCGGCCCGACGACGAGACGCTGCCGCCCGCCGCCGGGCCGCTGAAGGGCGCCGCGCCGCGTCAGCTCGACATTCCCGACCTGGGCGTGCGCGCGCCGGTGGTCGCCCGCGGCCTGGACGCGCGGGGCGCGGTCGATCCGCCGCCCCTCGGCCAGGCCGGCGCGGTCGGCTGGTACGGGGCCGGGGTGAAACCGGGGGCATCCGGGACCGCGCTGATGGTGGGGCGCGCCGGCACCGGGAGCCGGCCGGCCGTGTTCTCCAGGATCAGCACGCTGCGGCCGGGCGAGACGCTGCGCGTGCTCCGGGACGACGGTACGGTCGCCGACTTCACCGTCGACGACGTCAGCGTCCTGCCCCGCGGCCACGCCGACGCCCGGCAGGCCTACGGCACCGGGAAGCCGGGCCGCGCCGAGCTGCGGCTGATCACCCGCGGCGGTATCTCCGACGACCCCTCCGGCCACGGCGACACCGCGGACGTCGTCGTCTCGGCGTACCTCACGGGAACCGGCGTGTAG
- a CDS encoding heme-degrading domain-containing protein codes for MTRDNPRITPKFTPEITPSVEELQAQERRLVFRRFTHDDAWALGSLLVELARERQAPVAIDIHRAGQQLFHAALPGSTPDNDVWIARKRRVVERYHCASYLVGARFRAKGTTFEESSRLDPGEYAAHGGSFPVNVEGVGVIGAVTVSGLPQLEDHRFVVEALETFLGEDRQTRRE; via the coding sequence GTGACCCGCGACAACCCGAGGATCACCCCGAAGTTCACCCCGGAGATCACCCCCAGCGTCGAGGAGCTCCAGGCGCAGGAACGCCGCCTGGTCTTCCGCCGGTTCACCCACGACGACGCCTGGGCGCTGGGCTCGCTGCTGGTGGAGCTGGCCCGGGAGCGGCAGGCCCCGGTCGCCATCGACATCCACCGCGCCGGCCAGCAGCTCTTCCACGCTGCCCTGCCCGGCTCGACCCCCGACAACGACGTCTGGATCGCCCGCAAGCGGCGCGTCGTGGAGCGCTACCACTGCGCCTCCTACCTGGTGGGCGCCCGCTTCCGCGCCAAGGGCACCACCTTCGAGGAGTCCTCGCGTCTGGATCCCGGCGAGTACGCGGCCCACGGCGGCTCCTTCCCGGTCAACGTGGAGGGCGTCGGCGTGATCGGCGCGGTGACGGTCTCCGGCCTGCCGCAACTGGAGGACCACCGCTTCGTGGTGGAGGCGCTGGAGACCTTCCTGGGCGAGGACCGGCAGACGCGGCGGGAATAA
- a CDS encoding LLM class F420-dependent oxidoreductase, whose product MSDTAARLKDTVGRYGVWSAALRSEDPARRGELAEAAAELEELGYGAAWLGASSSARNAAPLLEATSRLAVGTSIQSIWQHDADASAAGFAELEAAHPGRFVLGLGVSHAKMTEQYRRPYSALVAYLDALDAAKVPAGRRVLAALGPKTLELSRDRAAGAVPYLVTAEHTAQAREILGEGPLLAPELKIVLERDPERARAAARGALAIYLALPNYTNNFLRLGFTEDDVADGGSDRLVDAVFAWGNESRIRERIEEFQAAGADHLALQVVVASPMDTLPREGWRRLASLLA is encoded by the coding sequence ATGAGCGACACAGCAGCCCGGCTGAAGGACACGGTCGGACGGTACGGCGTCTGGAGCGCCGCCCTCCGTTCGGAGGACCCTGCCCGTCGAGGTGAACTCGCCGAGGCAGCCGCCGAGTTGGAGGAGCTCGGCTACGGCGCCGCATGGCTCGGCGCCAGCAGTTCCGCCCGCAACGCCGCCCCGCTTCTGGAGGCGACGTCGCGGCTCGCCGTCGGGACCAGCATCCAGAGCATCTGGCAGCACGACGCCGACGCGAGCGCCGCCGGTTTCGCCGAGTTGGAGGCGGCCCACCCGGGCCGCTTCGTGCTGGGTCTGGGGGTGAGCCACGCCAAGATGACGGAGCAGTACCGCCGCCCGTACTCGGCGCTGGTCGCCTATCTGGACGCCCTGGACGCCGCCAAGGTGCCCGCGGGACGCCGGGTGCTGGCCGCGCTCGGCCCGAAGACGCTGGAGCTGTCCCGGGACAGGGCGGCGGGCGCGGTCCCGTACCTGGTCACGGCGGAGCACACCGCGCAGGCCCGCGAGATCCTCGGCGAGGGCCCGCTGCTGGCCCCGGAGCTGAAGATCGTCCTGGAGCGGGACCCCGAGCGTGCCCGCGCGGCCGCCCGCGGCGCCCTCGCGATCTACCTCGCGCTGCCGAACTACACCAACAACTTCCTGCGCCTGGGCTTCACCGAGGACGATGTCGCGGACGGCGGCAGCGACCGTCTGGTCGACGCTGTGTTCGCCTGGGGCAACGAGTCGCGCATCCGCGAGCGCATCGAGGAGTTCCAGGCGGCGGGCGCTGACCACCTGGCGCTCCAGGTGGTGGTCGCCAGCCCGATGGACACCCTGCCCCGGGAGGGATGGCGCAGGCTGGCCTCGCTGCTGGCGTGA
- a CDS encoding HAD-IIA family hydrolase — protein sequence MAERKPIESWLTDMDGVLIHEGVPIPGADAFLKKLKESGRPFLVLTNNSIYTQRDLHARLRRMGLDVPEENIWTSALATAQFLDDQRPGGTAYVIGEAGLTTALHDIGYVLTDHEPDFVILGETRTYSFEALTKAVRLINAGARFIATNPDNVGPSTEGDLPATGSVAALITAATGKKPYFVGKPNPLMMRAGLNAIGAHSETSAMIGDRMDTDVLAGLEAGMRTFLVLTGVTQPDDVDRYPFRPSKVVDSIADLVEQI from the coding sequence ATGGCAGAACGCAAGCCCATCGAGTCGTGGCTCACCGACATGGACGGTGTCCTGATCCACGAGGGAGTGCCGATCCCCGGCGCCGACGCCTTCCTCAAGAAGCTGAAGGAGTCCGGACGGCCGTTCCTGGTGCTGACCAACAACTCCATCTACACCCAGCGCGACCTGCACGCCCGGCTGCGCCGCATGGGCCTGGACGTGCCCGAGGAGAACATCTGGACCTCGGCCCTGGCCACGGCCCAGTTCCTCGACGACCAGCGACCCGGCGGCACCGCCTACGTCATAGGCGAGGCGGGCCTGACGACCGCGCTCCACGACATCGGCTACGTCCTGACCGACCACGAGCCCGACTTCGTGATCCTCGGCGAGACCCGCACGTATTCCTTCGAGGCCCTGACCAAGGCCGTGCGGCTGATCAACGCCGGCGCCCGGTTCATCGCCACCAACCCCGACAACGTCGGCCCGTCCACCGAGGGCGACCTGCCCGCCACCGGCTCGGTCGCCGCCCTGATCACCGCCGCGACCGGCAAGAAGCCGTACTTCGTCGGCAAGCCCAACCCGCTGATGATGCGCGCCGGGCTGAACGCGATCGGCGCCCACTCCGAGACCTCCGCCATGATCGGCGACCGCATGGACACCGATGTGCTCGCGGGGCTGGAGGCCGGGATGCGGACGTTCCTGGTGCTGACCGGTGTGACGCAGCCCGACGACGTCGACCGCTATCCGTTCCGGCCGTCCAAGGTCGTCGACTCGATCGCCGACCTGGTCGAGCAGATCTGA